AGTCTTTGTCAACTTTTTTTGACTTTTTTTCCCAAATCGTTTATCATAGGGTATTATGAAAAACATTAGACTCCCATCAGGACATGAAATACCGATATTCGGTTTGGGAACTTGGCAACTCAAAGACAGGCAGTGCGAACGCATCGTCAAAGAAGCCGTCGCATTGGGCTATACACATATCGACACGGCATGGATGTACCAAAACCAGCGCGCAATCGGGAAAGCACTCCGTGACATCCGTGTGGATCGCGAGGACATCTTTCTGACTACCAAAATTTGGGGTACCCATCTCAGACACGCCGATGTGCTTGCCCAATTTGAGGAGTGTCTCAGCGATTTACAGATGGATTACGTTGATCTGTTATTGATTCACCATCCGAGTCGTGATTCTGTTCCGGTTGCCGAAACCTTTGAGGCTTTCCAGAAACTCTATGCCGCAGGTCAGGTCAAAAGTATCGGTATCAGCAATTTTAGCATCGCTCAGGTTGAAGAGGCGTGTGAAGCCTCCGAACTCCCGATTTGCACGAATCAAGTGGAATACCATGTGCGCAACAACCGATCCGAATTGCGTGACTACTGTCAGGCTCGCGGTATTGTAATGACCGCACACCGTCCGCTCG
The DNA window shown above is from Candidatus Poribacteria bacterium and carries:
- a CDS encoding aldo/keto reductase: MKNIRLPSGHEIPIFGLGTWQLKDRQCERIVKEAVALGYTHIDTAWMYQNQRAIGKALRDIRVDREDIFLTTKIWGTHLRHADVLAQFEECLSDLQMDYVDLLLIHHPSRDSVPVAETFEAFQKLYAAGQVKSIGISNFSIAQVEEACEASELPICTNQVEYHVRNNRSELRDYCQARGIVMTAHRPLAVGDLAGDAVLRSIGENHKKTAAQVALRWLVQQDIITIPKSGSVPHLRENLDVFAWELTDEEMDMLNTGM